A window of the Bradyrhizobium ottawaense genome harbors these coding sequences:
- a CDS encoding xanthine dehydrogenase family protein molybdopterin-binding subunit, giving the protein MILAEKAFLREKISGDVSRRTLLTTGLAGGFLLAFHLPLSALAPNEPVQPPDATESKFAPNAFIRIDQAGHTTLVMPQVEMGQGVYTAIAMILAEELDAVFPHVTLEHAPPNDELYGNPVFGLQVTGNSNSIRAWWTQLRKGGAGARAMLVQAAAQQWQVDPAGCTAANGEVIHKESGRRLSYGALAQAAGSQTPPRDVALKDPNDFVLIGKPLKRLDTPDKANGKAVYGIDAILPGMKFATVAACPVFGGKVGKVDDSAAKKIPGVQKIVVLDDMVAVVGDHMWAAKKGLDALVIDWNEGPNAHVSSKDIWRDLRAASEKNGVVAKSEGDIAKGLATGERLDASYELPFLAHATMEPVNATVHVTRSSCEIWTGTQIMTRVQSEAAKAAGLPVEKVTVNNHLLGGGFGRKLEPDMVVAAVRVAKQVDGPVKVVWTREEDIQHDVYRPVYRDTISATLSAGKIVGWRYKVSGAAVIARWLPPAFQKGIDIDAVDSAVDAPYDIPNFHVEYVRAEPPAVPTGFWRGVGPNNNVFAIESFMDELARKVGKDPIDFRRGMLGKNPRLLAALNLVAEKSGWGQPLPARIGRGVSVQPSFGSFIATVVEAEVDEQGEVLLHRITSAVDTGIAVNPDTIMAQLEGGLIFGLTAALYGEITIDKGRVQQSNFHDYRMLRIDQVPKVEVHVIKSGEAPGGIGETGVTAGPPALRNAIYAATGVALRRLPIDRSLIAVGRKA; this is encoded by the coding sequence ATGATCCTTGCAGAAAAAGCGTTTCTTCGCGAAAAGATTTCCGGCGACGTTTCACGCCGCACGTTGCTGACGACTGGTTTAGCGGGCGGATTTCTGCTCGCATTCCATCTCCCCCTGTCTGCGCTGGCGCCAAACGAGCCCGTGCAGCCGCCGGACGCGACGGAAAGCAAGTTCGCGCCCAATGCCTTCATCCGCATCGATCAAGCCGGCCATACCACATTGGTGATGCCGCAGGTTGAAATGGGTCAGGGCGTTTACACCGCGATCGCGATGATCCTGGCCGAGGAACTCGACGCCGTTTTTCCACATGTGACGCTCGAGCATGCGCCGCCGAACGACGAGCTCTACGGCAATCCGGTGTTTGGTCTTCAGGTCACCGGCAATTCCAATTCGATCCGGGCGTGGTGGACACAATTGCGCAAAGGCGGCGCCGGCGCCCGCGCCATGCTGGTCCAAGCCGCCGCGCAACAATGGCAGGTCGATCCGGCAGGCTGCACGGCGGCGAACGGCGAGGTCATCCATAAAGAGAGCGGACGCAGGCTTTCCTATGGCGCGCTGGCGCAAGCCGCCGGCAGCCAAACGCCGCCACGAGACGTCGCGCTCAAAGACCCGAACGATTTCGTGTTGATCGGCAAGCCGCTGAAGCGTCTCGACACGCCCGACAAGGCCAACGGCAAGGCCGTCTACGGGATCGACGCGATCCTCCCCGGTATGAAGTTCGCAACCGTTGCTGCGTGTCCGGTGTTCGGCGGCAAGGTTGGTAAAGTCGACGACAGCGCCGCCAAGAAAATTCCCGGTGTGCAGAAGATCGTTGTACTGGACGACATGGTCGCCGTGGTCGGCGATCACATGTGGGCCGCCAAGAAAGGCCTAGATGCGCTCGTCATCGACTGGAACGAAGGCCCGAACGCACATGTCAGCTCGAAGGACATCTGGCGGGATTTGCGCGCGGCTAGCGAAAAGAACGGCGTGGTCGCCAAATCCGAAGGCGATATCGCCAAGGGCCTCGCAACCGGCGAGCGGCTTGACGCGTCGTATGAGCTTCCGTTTCTCGCACATGCGACGATGGAGCCGGTGAATGCCACAGTTCACGTCACACGCTCCTCCTGCGAAATCTGGACCGGCACCCAGATCATGACCCGGGTGCAGTCGGAGGCGGCGAAAGCGGCCGGGCTGCCGGTCGAGAAAGTGACCGTCAACAACCACCTGCTCGGCGGCGGGTTTGGCCGCAAGCTCGAGCCCGACATGGTGGTCGCGGCGGTGCGCGTGGCAAAGCAGGTCGATGGCCCCGTAAAAGTGGTGTGGACCCGCGAAGAAGACATCCAGCATGACGTCTATCGTCCGGTCTATCGCGACACGATTTCGGCGACTTTGTCCGCCGGCAAGATCGTCGGCTGGAGATACAAGGTCAGCGGCGCGGCGGTGATCGCGCGCTGGCTGCCGCCGGCGTTCCAGAAGGGCATCGATATCGACGCCGTCGACAGCGCCGTCGATGCGCCTTACGACATTCCCAATTTCCACGTCGAATATGTCCGCGCCGAACCGCCGGCGGTGCCGACCGGCTTCTGGCGCGGCGTCGGTCCCAACAACAATGTCTTTGCGATCGAAAGCTTCATGGACGAACTGGCGCGCAAGGTGGGCAAGGATCCGATCGACTTCCGCCGCGGCATGCTGGGCAAGAACCCGCGTCTGCTGGCCGCGCTCAATCTGGTCGCGGAAAAATCCGGTTGGGGCCAGCCGCTTCCCGCACGCATCGGACGCGGCGTCAGCGTGCAGCCGTCGTTCGGCAGCTTCATCGCAACCGTGGTCGAAGCCGAAGTCGACGAACAGGGCGAAGTGCTTCTGCATCGCATAACATCCGCGGTCGATACCGGCATCGCCGTCAATCCCGATACCATCATGGCCCAGCTCGAAGGTGGTTTGATCTTCGGCCTGACCGCCGCACTCTACGGCGAAATCACCATCGACAAAGGTCGCGTCCAGCAATCCAACTTCCACGACTACCGCATGCTCCGGATCGACCAAGTGCCGAAGGTCGAGGTTCACGTCATCAAGAGCGGCGAGGCGCCGGGCGGCATCGGCGAAACCGGCGTGACGGCGGGGCCGCCCGCGCTGCGCAACGCGATTTATGCCGCGACCGGCGTCGCCTTGCGGCGACTGCCGATCGACCGCTCGCTGATCGCTGTGGGGAGGAAAGCATGA
- a CDS encoding (2Fe-2S)-binding protein translates to MAITLTINGEPKSFDAPADMPLLWVLRDVLGMTGTKFGCGIAQCGACTVHIDGKPVRSCMLPVGAIRNRAVTTIEGVGATPSGAKVQKAWLDLEVIQCGYCQPGQIMSAAALLGATSNPDDSDIDAAMAGNICRCGTYVRIRAAIKQAASGRPS, encoded by the coding sequence ATGGCCATTACCCTGACAATCAATGGCGAGCCGAAATCGTTCGACGCGCCGGCGGATATGCCCCTGCTGTGGGTTCTGCGTGACGTGCTCGGCATGACTGGAACGAAATTCGGCTGCGGCATCGCGCAATGTGGCGCCTGCACCGTGCATATTGACGGCAAGCCGGTGCGTTCCTGCATGCTGCCGGTCGGCGCGATCCGCAATCGCGCCGTCACTACCATCGAAGGCGTCGGCGCGACGCCTTCTGGTGCGAAAGTGCAGAAGGCCTGGCTCGATCTCGAAGTGATCCAGTGCGGCTACTGCCAGCCGGGCCAGATCATGTCGGCCGCCGCCTTGCTCGGGGCCACCTCCAATCCGGACGACAGCGATATCGACGCTGCGATGGCGGGAAATATCTGCCGCTGCGGCACCTATGTGCGGATTCGCGCCGCGATCAAACAGGCCGCCTCCGGCCGGCCGTCGTAG
- a CDS encoding DUF5335 domain-containing protein has product MKLEKSQWCGYFDRVSKALVSKRAEIEVASLKLGDQIEAEWLPLLGISYDPKNDVIDIALEGLTHLIHEPREVYVKQDGLELSALEVVDAEGSRQIVVLKDPRMLPSPAQFTKKAS; this is encoded by the coding sequence ATGAAGCTCGAGAAATCGCAGTGGTGCGGCTACTTCGATCGGGTGTCAAAAGCACTTGTCAGCAAGCGCGCAGAGATAGAGGTGGCCTCGCTCAAGCTCGGTGACCAGATCGAGGCGGAGTGGTTGCCGCTTCTGGGGATTTCCTACGACCCAAAGAACGACGTCATCGATATTGCTCTTGAGGGATTGACTCATCTGATCCACGAGCCCCGGGAGGTATACGTCAAACAAGATGGCTTGGAGCTGTCAGCTCTTGAGGTCGTGGATGCTGAAGGCTCGCGTCAAATCGTCGTTCTCAAAGATCCGCGGATGCTGCCGTCGCCGGCGCAATTCACCAAAAAGGCGAGCTGA
- a CDS encoding alkene reductase, which produces MDEIATATRLRTTQGSDTDPLFQPYRLGPFNLRHRIVMAPLTRSRARQPGNVPSSLAACYYAQRASAALIVSEATQVSMQGQGYAWTPGIHSREQVEAWHRVTQAVREAQGLIFNQLWHVGRISHPALQPDNILPVAPSAVIPEGKAFIENERGEGELVPFVRPRALNIEEMPYIVAQYERAARNAQAADFDGVEIHAANGYLLDQFIETGTNRRSDAYGGPVENRARLLFEVAEALMPIWGPDRIGVRISPMGKLNDIHDDNPEATFGYVAERLSDYGFAYLHMVNPALEQMQNGQEPDPKAMNMVRLIRKKYKGTLIVAGGFQADTAAKWLREGMADLIAFGRRFIANPDLPERIRLGAPFNVDDPTTYYGGGEKGYTDYPSLAQDRGEQPKACVDQRWR; this is translated from the coding sequence ATGGACGAGATCGCCACCGCCACGCGGCTACGTACCACTCAGGGCTCAGACACGGACCCGCTGTTCCAGCCCTACCGGCTCGGCCCCTTCAATCTACGCCATCGCATCGTGATGGCGCCATTGACCCGCTCGCGGGCACGCCAACCAGGCAATGTGCCGAGCTCCCTTGCCGCCTGTTACTATGCGCAGCGCGCCTCCGCCGCTTTGATCGTGAGCGAGGCCACGCAGGTATCGATGCAGGGCCAGGGTTACGCCTGGACCCCCGGCATCCACAGCCGCGAGCAAGTGGAAGCGTGGCACCGGGTCACCCAGGCGGTGCGCGAGGCCCAGGGATTGATCTTCAATCAGCTTTGGCACGTCGGGCGCATCTCGCATCCGGCGCTGCAGCCCGACAACATCCTCCCGGTCGCGCCGTCGGCCGTCATACCCGAGGGCAAAGCCTTCATCGAAAACGAGCGCGGCGAAGGTGAACTTGTTCCGTTCGTGCGGCCGCGCGCACTGAATATCGAAGAGATGCCCTACATCGTCGCTCAATATGAGCGCGCGGCCAGGAACGCACAGGCCGCCGATTTCGACGGCGTCGAGATCCATGCCGCTAACGGCTATCTGCTCGATCAGTTCATCGAGACCGGCACAAATCGGCGCAGCGACGCATATGGCGGCCCGGTAGAAAACCGGGCGCGGCTGTTGTTCGAGGTCGCCGAGGCACTGATGCCGATCTGGGGGCCGGATCGCATCGGCGTGCGCATCTCGCCGATGGGCAAGTTGAACGATATTCACGACGATAACCCCGAGGCGACCTTCGGATATGTTGCCGAGCGGCTCAGCGACTACGGCTTCGCATATTTGCATATGGTCAACCCTGCGCTGGAGCAAATGCAAAATGGACAGGAGCCGGACCCGAAGGCGATGAATATGGTCCGGCTGATCCGGAAGAAATACAAGGGAACGCTGATCGTGGCGGGCGGCTTCCAGGCCGACACCGCGGCGAAATGGCTTCGTGAAGGCATGGCGGACCTGATCGCGTTCGGCCGCAGATTCATCGCCAATCCGGATCTGCCCGAGCGGATCCGCCTCGGTGCGCCCTTCAACGTCGACGATCCAACGACCTATTATGGCGGTGGCGAGAAGGGATACACGGACTATCCTTCCCTGGCACAGGACCGCGGCGAACAGCCGAAGGCCTGCGTCGACCAGCGCTGGAGATAA
- a CDS encoding UBP-type zinc finger domain-containing protein, translated as MAILCKHLVEIRDVVPSAPGCEECLKLGDPWLHLRVCRTCGHVGCCDQSPNRHATKHFRATRHPIIEAYDPPEGWGWCYVDEVMFDLSDRPTPHLSPIPRFY; from the coding sequence ATGGCGATTCTTTGCAAACATCTCGTGGAAATTCGTGACGTTGTTCCGAGCGCTCCCGGGTGCGAAGAATGCTTGAAATTGGGCGACCCCTGGCTGCATCTGCGGGTCTGCCGCACCTGCGGCCACGTCGGGTGCTGCGATCAGTCGCCAAACCGACACGCCACCAAACATTTTCGCGCAACCAGGCACCCGATCATCGAAGCTTATGATCCGCCGGAAGGATGGGGTTGGTGTTATGTCGACGAAGTGATGTTCGACCTTTCGGACCGGCCGACGCCGCATCTGAGTCCGATTCCCCGCTTCTACTGA
- a CDS encoding COG4705 family protein produces MDQYCKDRERASKVPEVTLGFWGIKILATTLGETGGDAVTMSMNLGYLAGTAIFAAIFAVAAAAQISAKRFHPFLYWMIIVATTTVRTTLADFVDRSLGIGYLGGSSLLAAQLIASLVTWHRALGTVSIDSINSNKAEIFYWITILFSQTLGTALGDWMADSTGLGYAGGADAGLDDVLPRRHPTSGNEGGAADPDCPAAKRTRAPEERRGSFFTNSRNQTCEDDSGD; encoded by the coding sequence ATGGATCAGTACTGCAAAGACCGGGAGCGCGCGAGCAAGGTTCCTGAAGTCACCCTGGGATTCTGGGGCATCAAGATACTCGCAACCACCCTCGGCGAGACCGGCGGCGATGCGGTGACAATGTCGATGAACCTCGGGTACCTGGCCGGAACGGCGATCTTTGCGGCGATCTTCGCCGTTGCCGCGGCCGCGCAGATCAGCGCCAAGCGATTCCATCCGTTTCTCTACTGGATGATAATCGTCGCGACCACCACGGTCAGAACCACGCTCGCCGATTTCGTCGATCGCTCTCTCGGGATCGGCTATCTCGGCGGATCTTCGCTTCTAGCCGCGCAGCTTATCGCTTCCCTGGTGACTTGGCATCGTGCGCTGGGAACAGTTTCGATCGACTCGATCAATTCGAACAAAGCCGAGATCTTTTACTGGATCACGATCCTGTTTTCGCAGACGTTGGGCACCGCGCTCGGCGACTGGATGGCCGATTCAACGGGGCTCGGGTATGCCGGAGGCGCGGATGCAGGCCTGGATGATGTCTTGCCTCGGCGACATCCCACAAGTGGCAATGAGGGCGGTGCCGCTGATCCCGATTGCCCCGCGGCAAAAAGGACCCGGGCGCCGGAGGAGAGGCGGGGGTCTTTTTTTACCAATTCTCGGAACCAGACTTGTGAGGACGACTCAGGTGACTGA
- a CDS encoding COG4705 family protein, whose translation MLAAANPQRPPLLNKVPEVTAIFWIIKILSTTVGETGADYLAVHVGLGASPTTMIMVGFLIVALGLQLRERSYVPWIYWLTVVLVSVVGTQITDFLTDKLEISLYLSTVVFAAALAAIFAIWYGVERTLSIRAIVTRRRELFYWAAVLFTFALGTAAGDLATEALGLGFQLGVIVFAVLIAAIAFAYHLGVNPVLTFWLAYILTRPLGASLGDLLSQSRDYGGAGLGTIYTSLAFLTVIVALVAWVSFEGERTSSADRVR comes from the coding sequence GTGCTCGCCGCTGCGAACCCGCAACGGCCCCCGTTGCTTAACAAGGTGCCGGAAGTCACAGCGATCTTCTGGATCATCAAGATCCTTTCGACTACCGTCGGCGAGACCGGGGCCGACTATCTTGCCGTGCATGTCGGCCTGGGGGCAAGCCCGACCACGATGATCATGGTTGGGTTCCTTATCGTTGCGCTGGGCTTGCAGCTCCGCGAACGAAGCTACGTTCCCTGGATCTACTGGCTGACGGTCGTTCTGGTCAGCGTCGTTGGCACCCAGATCACCGATTTCCTCACCGATAAGCTCGAAATCAGCCTCTACCTTAGTACGGTCGTGTTTGCTGCCGCGTTGGCCGCGATTTTCGCAATCTGGTACGGCGTCGAGCGGACGCTCTCAATTCGAGCCATCGTCACCAGGCGGCGTGAGCTTTTCTACTGGGCGGCGGTCCTCTTCACCTTCGCGCTGGGGACAGCGGCTGGCGATCTGGCGACCGAAGCTCTCGGCCTGGGTTTCCAGCTCGGCGTTATCGTCTTCGCCGTGCTGATCGCGGCCATCGCTTTCGCGTATCATCTCGGCGTCAATCCGGTTCTCACCTTTTGGCTGGCCTACATCCTGACACGCCCGCTTGGCGCTTCGCTCGGGGACCTGCTTTCGCAGTCCCGAGACTACGGCGGCGCCGGTCTCGGCACGATCTACACCAGCCTCGCGTTCCTCACCGTCATCGTCGCGCTCGTCGCGTGGGTGAGCTTCGAGGGCGAGCGCACGAGCAGCGCCGATCGGGTCCGGTGA
- a CDS encoding response regulator transcription factor: MRVLLIEDDKMVGSAVQQALRDAAYAVDWVTDGETAIQAAENEAYEVALLDLGLPKADGREVLRRLRALGRKLPVIIVTARDGVEDRIDGLDLGADDYLVKPFEISELLARMRAVLRRQGSGSAPVLSNGKLQLDPATREASFLGETSLLTAREFALLSALLTRPGTILSRGELERQIYGWNEEVESNATEFLIHTIRKKLGAPAIRNVRGVGWIVDRPS; this comes from the coding sequence ATGCGGGTGTTGCTGATCGAAGACGACAAGATGGTGGGCTCGGCTGTTCAGCAGGCTCTCAGAGATGCGGCCTACGCCGTTGATTGGGTGACCGACGGCGAGACTGCAATCCAAGCCGCGGAAAACGAAGCCTACGAAGTGGCGCTGCTCGATCTCGGGCTTCCAAAGGCGGACGGTCGCGAAGTGCTGCGCCGGTTGCGCGCCCTTGGCCGCAAGCTTCCCGTGATCATTGTGACCGCGCGCGACGGCGTCGAAGACCGCATTGACGGTCTCGATCTTGGCGCGGACGACTATCTGGTGAAGCCGTTCGAGATCAGCGAACTACTGGCGCGCATGCGCGCGGTGCTTCGCCGCCAGGGCAGCGGTTCTGCTCCCGTCCTGAGCAATGGCAAGCTTCAGCTTGACCCGGCGACGCGGGAGGCATCTTTCCTCGGCGAGACATCGCTGCTGACCGCCCGCGAGTTCGCGTTGCTGTCCGCGCTGCTGACGCGGCCTGGCACCATCCTGTCGCGCGGCGAACTCGAGCGACAAATCTACGGCTGGAACGAGGAGGTCGAGAGCAACGCCACCGAATTCCTGATCCACACGATAAGGAAGAAACTGGGAGCTCCGGCGATCCGAAATGTCCGCGGCGTCGGGTGGATCGTGGACCGCCCGTCATGA
- a CDS encoding ATP-binding protein, producing the protein MILLAGCISGAFSYLWAFDEAIEMQDSVLIQVGSLLQSGSVKSDQTLRGVDADAEVDVVELGTAPRGRTEEGQLWSLQDGLHVASFTDRSMRVLLRTRLDGSRFAVLQPTDVRDDIAGNMALRTLLPITALIPCLLLVTALVIARSLRPMVRLAGDLDSRRVDDMTPLPLAATPSELQPFIASINGLLQRMKLLMDQQRRFVADAAHELRTPITALGLQAENLDSVDLPESARERVAALKEGMARTKHLLEQLLALARHEAAPSGDAVVVPLDRIVKDVVADVLPETARKGIDLGFELIEPIATAGEPVMIATMVRNLIDNAVRFTPPGGRVDIGVLREGSEAVLQIEDTGPGVAPDDIDRIFEPFFRGSRPTEDGTGLGLSIVKRIVDRLGGSVVLENISGPALTGLRAIVRLPAANSCSASIRTHATG; encoded by the coding sequence GTGATCCTGCTGGCGGGCTGCATCAGCGGCGCGTTCAGCTATCTCTGGGCCTTCGACGAGGCGATTGAGATGCAGGATTCCGTCCTGATCCAGGTCGGCAGCTTGTTGCAGAGCGGCAGCGTCAAGAGCGATCAGACCCTTCGCGGCGTTGACGCCGACGCGGAGGTCGACGTGGTCGAATTGGGGACGGCGCCGCGGGGCCGCACCGAGGAGGGTCAACTCTGGAGCCTGCAGGACGGCCTGCACGTGGCATCGTTCACCGATCGATCGATGCGGGTGCTGTTGCGGACAAGGCTAGATGGAAGCCGGTTTGCGGTCTTGCAGCCGACCGACGTTCGCGACGACATTGCAGGCAATATGGCGCTCCGCACGCTGCTGCCGATCACCGCGCTGATTCCGTGCCTGCTGCTGGTCACAGCGCTGGTCATCGCGAGGTCTCTGCGCCCGATGGTCCGGCTGGCGGGCGATCTCGATTCACGGCGCGTCGACGACATGACCCCGCTTCCCCTCGCGGCAACGCCCAGCGAACTGCAGCCCTTCATTGCGTCGATCAACGGGCTATTGCAGCGCATGAAATTGCTGATGGATCAGCAACGGCGTTTCGTTGCCGATGCTGCGCATGAACTGCGGACGCCCATTACCGCGCTTGGCTTGCAAGCCGAAAATCTTGACTCCGTCGATCTGCCTGAGTCGGCGCGCGAGCGTGTTGCGGCCCTCAAGGAAGGCATGGCCCGCACCAAGCATCTGCTCGAGCAATTGCTGGCGCTGGCACGACACGAGGCCGCGCCCTCCGGCGACGCCGTCGTAGTGCCGCTCGACCGCATCGTGAAGGATGTGGTAGCAGACGTCCTGCCGGAGACGGCGCGCAAGGGAATAGATCTCGGCTTCGAACTAATCGAGCCGATCGCGACAGCGGGAGAACCGGTCATGATCGCGACGATGGTCCGGAACCTGATCGACAATGCCGTGCGCTTCACCCCTCCCGGAGGCCGCGTCGACATCGGGGTCCTTCGTGAGGGTAGCGAGGCGGTGCTGCAGATTGAAGATACGGGACCGGGTGTTGCACCAGACGACATCGACCGGATATTCGAACCGTTCTTCCGGGGCAGCCGGCCGACCGAGGATGGCACCGGCCTGGGACTGTCGATCGTAAAACGTATCGTTGACCGGCTCGGGGGCTCAGTCGTGCTGGAAAATATTTCTGGCCCAGCCTTGACTGGCCTTCGGGCAATCGTCCGTCTCCCCGCCGCGAATAGCTGTTCCGCGTCAATCCGCACGCATGCTACAGGCTAG
- a CDS encoding PepSY domain-containing protein: MPKSFTHQGLGALCFVLLVFSLSTEALAQHAANQALTRRDLSSFRSIAEDTLAIVDMGNLKRAKSRIKGLETAWDRAEPKLRPRSPEQWRKIDKAIDAALQQLRADTPQAATAKEALQNLLAEFDQPNESATVAPGKAEAAQSARLSIADIIAALEKLRAHESVLDVSFEPKDGLPAYAVRTYANGKVWDGLIDGLNGAAIGDGTVTDESALDDEDKAELAASIHAKITLGQAIETAEKANHGRALNGGLEQVRGRVVWEILFQDAKHHQQIRIDPMTGKIL; this comes from the coding sequence ATGCCGAAATCCTTTACCCATCAGGGGCTCGGCGCTCTGTGCTTTGTCCTGCTCGTATTTTCGCTGAGCACCGAAGCATTGGCCCAACACGCGGCGAACCAAGCGCTGACCCGGCGCGATCTTTCGTCCTTCCGCAGCATTGCCGAAGACACGCTGGCAATCGTGGATATGGGCAATCTCAAGCGCGCCAAGTCACGGATCAAGGGTCTTGAAACGGCCTGGGACCGTGCCGAGCCCAAGCTCCGTCCTCGAAGTCCCGAGCAATGGCGAAAAATAGACAAGGCGATCGACGCGGCCTTGCAGCAACTGCGTGCCGACACCCCGCAAGCGGCGACGGCGAAAGAAGCTCTACAAAACTTGCTCGCAGAGTTTGATCAGCCCAATGAAAGCGCGACGGTTGCGCCCGGAAAAGCCGAAGCCGCCCAGTCGGCCAGGCTATCGATTGCAGACATCATCGCGGCCCTTGAGAAACTGCGGGCCCACGAAAGTGTGCTCGACGTGAGCTTTGAGCCAAAAGACGGTCTGCCAGCCTACGCCGTCCGCACCTATGCGAACGGGAAGGTGTGGGACGGCCTTATAGACGGCCTCAACGGCGCGGCCATTGGCGACGGCACTGTCACAGACGAATCCGCACTCGACGATGAAGACAAGGCGGAATTAGCGGCATCGATACACGCGAAAATTACGCTGGGACAGGCCATCGAGACAGCAGAGAAAGCAAACCATGGTCGTGCGCTCAATGGCGGATTAGAACAGGTGCGCGGGCGCGTGGTATGGGAAATTCTGTTTCAAGATGCAAAACATCATCAACAGATTCGCATCGACCCGATGACCGGCAAGATTCTATAA
- a CDS encoding NAD(P)/FAD-dependent oxidoreductase — MVDSVLIIGASVAGVGAANELRRCGFSGKITLVDWQVHLPYDRPPLSKGALYGQDTLPDLQFHDQDHYARTNIDLQLGTAAKMLDLDTRTVLLDSGQRLTADRIIVATGARARPFPADRCTGTVHLLRDLDDATRLRTLLRPGKRLVVIGGGFIGAEVASTAVGLGVNVVVIEAARLPFERVLGSQVAARLASLHVQAGVELLCGVSVERVESWGCGQRVFIAGDVRMDADVVVAGLGSLPNVEWLASSGLEISNGILCDEQGKTGSLGIFAAGDVAAWRDPFNGQHVRHEHWTAAREQARIVAQSISGGVVTPWRDFVPYFWSDLYGIRLQMLGSAVDADDIRIVHQDEEKRAFVVEYRKAGELTGVVGSNAGARTMRYASKLARNPVNVGSDA, encoded by the coding sequence ATGGTCGATAGTGTACTGATCATCGGCGCTTCGGTAGCCGGCGTAGGCGCGGCCAACGAACTCCGGCGATGCGGCTTTTCGGGCAAAATTACGCTCGTCGATTGGCAGGTTCATTTGCCCTATGATCGACCACCGCTGTCGAAAGGAGCGCTTTACGGCCAGGATACGCTACCGGACTTGCAGTTTCACGATCAAGATCACTACGCGCGGACGAACATCGATCTGCAGCTCGGAACCGCCGCGAAAATGCTGGATTTGGATACGCGCACGGTTCTTCTGGATTCGGGACAACGGCTAACGGCAGATCGAATCATCGTCGCTACGGGCGCACGCGCCCGGCCGTTTCCTGCCGATCGTTGTACAGGCACGGTGCATTTGCTGCGCGATCTGGACGATGCAACGCGGTTGCGAACCCTTTTGCGTCCTGGCAAGCGTCTTGTCGTCATTGGTGGAGGCTTTATCGGGGCTGAGGTCGCATCGACGGCTGTTGGCCTTGGGGTTAATGTTGTCGTCATCGAAGCGGCGAGGCTCCCGTTCGAGCGGGTGCTGGGTAGCCAGGTCGCGGCTCGGCTTGCAAGCCTGCATGTCCAGGCCGGCGTCGAACTGTTGTGTGGGGTTTCCGTCGAACGAGTCGAAAGTTGGGGCTGCGGGCAGCGCGTGTTCATCGCCGGGGATGTGCGGATGGATGCCGACGTCGTCGTTGCCGGCCTGGGCTCGCTACCCAACGTGGAATGGCTGGCATCCTCGGGACTTGAGATATCGAACGGCATTCTCTGCGACGAGCAGGGCAAGACGGGAAGTTTGGGCATATTCGCGGCTGGAGACGTCGCGGCTTGGCGCGATCCGTTCAACGGACAGCACGTACGACACGAGCACTGGACAGCAGCAAGGGAACAGGCCCGCATCGTCGCACAATCCATCTCTGGCGGTGTCGTAACTCCATGGCGCGATTTCGTTCCATACTTCTGGTCGGATCTGTATGGAATACGGCTACAAATGCTGGGATCCGCGGTCGATGCCGACGACATACGGATCGTACATCAAGACGAAGAAAAGCGAGCCTTTGTCGTGGAATACCGCAAGGCAGGGGAACTCACGGGCGTCGTCGGGAGCAATGCTGGCGCAAGGACCATGCGGTATGCCTCAAAGCTTGCACGCAACCCCGTAAACGTAGGCTCGGATGCGTAG
- a CDS encoding nuclear transport factor 2 family protein, whose protein sequence is MTKAISLGALLKANDDPADSAAGRRAAKDAILRFFKAVATRDAAALAQSITEDAVYEIPFSESGSTEAGGFRRYVGTTEVVEFWMETTANGPKNLGAEDVELSITGDGSQVFIEQRGNMVLTDGRPYRNKYVFRFSIRDGRISHVREYFNPVVAAYAFKRKIANTFLIETL, encoded by the coding sequence ATGACCAAGGCGATCAGTCTCGGTGCGCTCTTAAAAGCCAATGACGATCCGGCCGATTCTGCTGCGGGACGACGGGCGGCCAAGGACGCAATCCTGCGGTTCTTCAAGGCCGTTGCGACCAGGGATGCGGCGGCACTGGCCCAAAGCATCACCGAAGATGCCGTGTACGAAATACCGTTCAGTGAAAGCGGCTCAACGGAAGCCGGCGGATTCAGGCGCTATGTTGGGACGACTGAAGTCGTCGAGTTCTGGATGGAAACCACTGCGAACGGTCCAAAGAATCTTGGCGCGGAAGATGTCGAACTTTCCATCACGGGTGACGGCAGCCAGGTGTTCATCGAGCAGAGGGGGAACATGGTTCTGACGGACGGACGGCCATATCGCAACAAATACGTGTTTCGGTTTTCCATTCGGGATGGCCGGATTAGCCACGTGAGAGAATATTTCAATCCAGTGGTCGCCGCATATGCATTCAAGCGAAAGATTGCCAATACCTTTCTGATTGAGACGCTCTGA